In Edaphobacter dinghuensis, one genomic interval encodes:
- a CDS encoding glycoside hydrolase family 172 protein: protein MAQTQNWQPDITQQQTYTLHRASSFDPSGGNADFRTVAPGATYTVLDTDGPGTISHIWFTINDREAYHLKRIVLRIYWDGEATPSVETPIGDFFGLGLGTYHNWQSEMLSVGSIKALNSYFPMPYRKHARITVTNEGKEPIDSLYYNVDYRTESHQLPEDTLYFHAQYRQAQPNHGWTNDWPNNYVPLTNNKANLDGKDNYVWLDAKGHGQYVGVTMSVLQNQDGWWGEGDDMFFIDGAKLPSINGTGSEDYFLGAWDFGGKSFSYQLYGAPVVGEELAGARSSVYRFHFDAPIPFTKSIKATIEHGHANHRSDNYYSVAYWYQAEPHAPFPALPPVEQRIPALQMVGGPGNGSSTH, encoded by the coding sequence ATGGCGCAAACACAAAATTGGCAGCCCGATATAACGCAACAACAGACCTATACCTTGCACCGTGCCTCCAGTTTCGATCCTTCCGGCGGCAATGCAGATTTTCGTACTGTCGCCCCAGGCGCTACCTATACCGTCTTAGATACGGATGGCCCCGGCACAATCTCGCATATCTGGTTCACGATTAACGACCGAGAAGCATACCATCTCAAGCGGATTGTTCTGCGTATCTACTGGGACGGGGAAGCGACCCCCAGTGTAGAGACCCCCATTGGGGATTTCTTCGGTCTTGGGTTGGGGACATATCACAACTGGCAATCGGAGATGCTCTCGGTTGGCAGTATCAAGGCATTGAATAGCTACTTTCCAATGCCCTATCGAAAACATGCTCGCATTACAGTGACCAATGAAGGCAAGGAGCCGATCGACAGTCTTTATTACAACGTCGACTATCGTACGGAGTCGCATCAGCTTCCGGAGGACACTCTATATTTCCATGCGCAGTATCGGCAGGCACAACCCAATCACGGATGGACGAATGACTGGCCGAATAACTATGTGCCACTTACAAACAACAAGGCGAATTTAGACGGCAAAGATAATTATGTCTGGCTCGATGCGAAGGGCCACGGTCAGTATGTTGGCGTCACGATGTCCGTCTTGCAGAATCAGGACGGATGGTGGGGCGAGGGCGACGATATGTTTTTTATCGACGGAGCCAAGCTTCCTTCAATCAACGGCACCGGCAGTGAAGACTATTTTCTCGGCGCGTGGGATTTCGGAGGCAAGTCATTCTCCTATCAGCTCTACGGTGCGCCCGTTGTAGGTGAGGAGCTGGCGGGTGCAAGGTCGAGTGTCTACCGTTTTCATTTCGATGCTCCCATTCCTTTCACAAAATCCATCAAGGCAACGATTGAGCATGGTCACGCAAACCATCGTTCCGATAACTACTACTCGGTCGCCTATTGGTATCAGGCGGAGCCTCATGCGCCGTTTCCTGCGCTGCCTCCTGTAGAGCAGAGAATCCCTGCATTACAGATGGTGGGCGGTCCTGGAAATGGAAGCAGTACTCATTAA
- a CDS encoding PhzF family phenazine biosynthesis protein produces MSNQLPAMQSFARVTASSRELNYALVDVFAERPLQGNQLAIFTDARGLSDDEMQALARETNLSETTFILPRDPKVERVHGVQVRIFTVVEELLFAGHPTLGTASWLYQNHATLRGSEQITLDLRVGPIPVRFSSPAEGELGIFGTMKQNDPTFGEIHDGVTIAEVLGLSVEDLDPDLPVQTVSTGMAFCIVPLKSLEVAKRLEIPMQKARAYLERSDAKFFHCITRADGGSGADWHARMQFYNGEDPATGSASGCTIAYLVRHGVVASGHRVVIEQGVEMLRPSRIYTSATIDGEVVSEVFVGGRTISVAMGRLFLP; encoded by the coding sequence ATGTCAAACCAGTTGCCCGCAATGCAATCATTTGCACGTGTTACAGCGTCGAGCCGCGAGCTTAACTATGCCCTTGTAGACGTCTTCGCCGAGCGTCCTCTTCAAGGGAACCAGCTTGCCATCTTCACCGATGCCCGCGGTCTCTCCGACGACGAGATGCAGGCACTTGCGCGCGAGACGAATCTCTCTGAAACCACTTTCATTCTCCCGCGTGACCCGAAGGTCGAGCGAGTACACGGTGTCCAGGTTCGCATCTTTACGGTCGTCGAGGAGCTTCTGTTTGCCGGGCATCCTACTCTGGGCACAGCAAGCTGGCTCTACCAGAACCATGCCACTCTGCGCGGCTCAGAGCAGATCACGCTCGACCTTCGCGTGGGTCCTATTCCGGTACGCTTCAGTTCTCCGGCGGAGGGTGAGTTGGGTATCTTCGGCACGATGAAGCAGAACGACCCAACGTTCGGAGAGATTCACGATGGCGTAACAATTGCTGAAGTGCTCGGTCTCTCTGTCGAAGATCTTGATCCGGATCTTCCTGTTCAGACGGTCTCAACCGGAATGGCTTTTTGCATTGTGCCTTTGAAGTCACTGGAGGTGGCAAAGCGACTGGAGATTCCAATGCAAAAGGCGCGTGCCTATCTCGAGCGCAGCGATGCGAAGTTCTTTCACTGCATCACCCGCGCCGATGGAGGTTCGGGCGCGGACTGGCACGCCCGCATGCAGTTCTACAACGGAGAAGATCCTGCTACCGGTTCTGCCTCCGGCTGTACCATTGCATATCTTGTGCGCCACGGTGTCGTTGCGAGCGGGCATAGGGTGGTCATCGAGCAGGGAGTTGAGATGCTTCGCCCAAGTCGCATTTACACGAGTGCAACAATCGACGGAGAAGTTGTGTCAGAAGTGTTCGTCGGAGGACGCACCATTTCCGTTGCAATGGGACGCCTTTTCCTGCCGTGA
- a CDS encoding sugar porter family MFS transporter, with amino-acid sequence MTINSHVIKSTIVGALGGLLFGFDTAVISGTTHALTEVYHLSPALLGVTVSSALVGTVIGAMTAGIPGQRFGRRDSLRAMAVFYVISALGCALAWNWPALIIFRFIGGLGIGGSSVLGPMYIAEIAPTEWRGRLVGFFQVNIVVGILLAYVSNFLIGTMHLGAHEWRWQLGISAVPAILFLIALFGIPRSPRWLAMQMKLEEALNVLNLTGIPNPKEDLDEIVASIHLERSVSSDPLFSKRYRLPVFLAITVGMFCQLSGINAILYYLNDIFALAGASKVSGDLQAVAVGAANLVATLLAMSVIDKIGRKKLLLFGTAGLALCLSAVSYVFLTHRHLDWLVWLLMIYIAFFAVSQGAVVWVYISEVFPTRVRSKGQSLGSSSHWVTNAAISLVFPLMAMSSGAYPFIFFAAMMVIDFFLVLFYYPETSNISLEHLQTNLGID; translated from the coding sequence ATGACAATCAATTCTCATGTGATCAAAAGCACTATCGTAGGCGCACTCGGCGGGCTGTTATTTGGATTTGATACGGCCGTTATCTCTGGCACGACGCATGCGCTTACAGAGGTCTACCACCTTTCTCCTGCGCTCCTTGGAGTAACGGTATCGAGCGCGCTGGTGGGTACAGTGATTGGCGCTATGACTGCAGGCATCCCCGGCCAGCGATTTGGCCGCCGGGATAGTCTTCGCGCGATGGCCGTCTTTTATGTCATCTCGGCGCTGGGATGCGCTCTTGCCTGGAATTGGCCTGCACTCATCATCTTCCGCTTTATTGGAGGGCTTGGGATAGGCGGCTCGTCCGTGCTGGGGCCGATGTATATCGCGGAGATTGCTCCCACGGAATGGAGAGGACGGCTGGTCGGATTTTTTCAGGTCAATATCGTTGTGGGAATTTTGCTCGCCTATGTTTCTAACTTTTTGATTGGCACGATGCATCTGGGAGCGCATGAGTGGCGCTGGCAGCTTGGTATCTCTGCTGTGCCCGCGATTCTTTTCCTGATTGCCTTGTTTGGTATTCCGCGTAGCCCGCGTTGGCTCGCTATGCAGATGAAGCTGGAAGAGGCATTAAATGTGCTTAACCTCACTGGCATTCCAAACCCGAAAGAAGATCTTGATGAGATCGTTGCTTCTATCCACTTGGAGCGATCCGTTTCTTCCGACCCCTTGTTCTCCAAGCGGTATCGGCTTCCGGTGTTTCTTGCCATTACGGTAGGGATGTTCTGCCAGTTATCGGGTATCAACGCCATCCTCTATTATTTGAACGATATCTTTGCCCTGGCCGGGGCCTCGAAGGTGTCTGGCGATCTGCAGGCCGTAGCTGTCGGAGCTGCGAATCTTGTGGCCACATTGCTTGCAATGTCAGTGATCGACAAGATTGGCCGCAAGAAGCTTTTGCTCTTTGGGACTGCAGGGCTTGCGCTATGCCTGTCCGCTGTCTCCTATGTCTTTCTTACCCACCGGCATCTCGACTGGCTTGTATGGCTCCTCATGATTTACATCGCCTTCTTTGCGGTGTCTCAAGGTGCGGTGGTCTGGGTCTATATCAGTGAGGTCTTTCCGACCCGGGTCCGCTCTAAAGGTCAGAGCCTGGGTAGTTCATCGCACTGGGTAACCAACGCTGCCATCTCGTTGGTGTTTCCTCTGATGGCAATGTCTTCCGGCGCATATCCGTTTATATTTTTTGCCGCGATGATGGTAATCGATTTTTTCCTGGTTCTGTTCTATTACCCAGAAACCAGCAATATCTCGCTTGAACATCTGCAGACCAATTTGGGTATCGACTAA
- a CDS encoding SMP-30/gluconolactonase/LRE family protein: MFRLGARQLIASIALLTGLVQAASAAEILIVDAKSQPESLTVAPGGVLFVGSASTPFVYKVHPDSATVEKFVDASSEGAGTFFFGMLADAATNTLWTCQLTPLPGTTTVKRHTALRGFDLSTGAQKLRWNLPGDNSTCNDFSVGPDKALYITDTANGKIYRLPAGTTSAELFVESPALVGVDGITFLNDTLYVNNVISNNLYRIPVDAAGKAGRPVDIWMDQPVKGLDGMRAVNGKLLLAENGSGKISVITVNGDKASVTVIKEGLKTPTAVEPAGDTIWIAERGAGKAVSIPMPKW, encoded by the coding sequence ATGTTCAGGTTAGGTGCACGACAGCTTATCGCCAGCATTGCGCTATTAACGGGACTTGTACAGGCTGCGTCTGCCGCTGAAATTCTTATTGTCGATGCGAAATCTCAACCGGAGAGTTTGACTGTTGCACCGGGTGGGGTACTTTTCGTCGGCAGCGCCAGCACCCCGTTCGTCTATAAGGTTCACCCGGACTCAGCCACCGTCGAAAAGTTCGTTGATGCCAGCTCTGAAGGTGCCGGCACTTTCTTCTTCGGTATGCTCGCCGACGCCGCTACCAATACATTGTGGACCTGCCAACTGACTCCTTTGCCCGGGACAACAACGGTGAAGCGTCACACTGCCTTGAGGGGCTTTGATCTCTCCACTGGCGCCCAGAAGCTTCGCTGGAACCTACCTGGTGACAACAGTACCTGCAACGATTTCTCGGTTGGGCCGGACAAGGCTCTTTACATCACCGACACAGCCAACGGAAAAATCTACAGATTGCCAGCCGGTACTACGAGTGCCGAACTGTTTGTGGAAAGTCCCGCACTCGTCGGTGTTGATGGAATCACCTTTTTGAATGACACGCTATACGTGAACAATGTGATCTCGAACAACCTCTATCGTATTCCGGTAGACGCTGCCGGCAAGGCCGGGCGGCCTGTCGATATCTGGATGGATCAGCCCGTGAAAGGGCTGGATGGCATGCGAGCAGTCAACGGGAAGCTACTCCTTGCTGAAAATGGCAGTGGCAAGATCTCCGTGATTACTGTGAACGGCGATAAGGCCAGCGTCACCGTAATCAAGGAAGGACTCAAGACACCAACTGCAGTCGAACCCGCAGGCGATACGATTTGGATCGCCGAACGCGGCGCTGGCAAGGCGGTGTCGATTCCGATGCCGAAGTGGTAG
- a CDS encoding fucose isomerase encodes MKRAFPVDTRAGHGFISSQRMGMDIFSGIDPDANLVFATAAWQYSHHVLPGMRSHRGPILTVANWSGQWPGLVGLLNLNGSLIKAGVKFNSLWSEDFTDDYFLRGMRQWIKEGRVTHDLSHVRDLDIAALPADAANLGKELAQSLQKRKAILGVFDEGCMGMYNAIIDDELLNAAGVFKERLSQSALVARMRTISDDDAKGVRQWLDEKGVRFVTGKDDKTELTDAQIHEQCKMYIAAARMADEFGCDAIGIQYQQGLKDMVPASDLVEGLLNNADRPPVYDRQSGKELYAGGPLPHFNEVDECAGLDALVTNRCWNALKLDPSTTLHDLRWGEPYQGKDIDNFVWVLQISGAAPANHFVSGYHGASSERQPPMYFPLGGGTLKGVGRPGKIVWSRVFVEGNALHVDLGLGEVVRLPDEETMRRWQQTTIQWPMVSAVFNGISRDSFMARHRANHVSIAYAPDTKTARKALAAKSAMFHELGVKVHLCGAVSFD; translated from the coding sequence GTGAAGCGAGCCTTTCCTGTCGATACTCGCGCAGGGCATGGCTTCATCTCGAGCCAGAGGATGGGGATGGATATCTTCAGCGGCATCGATCCCGATGCCAATCTCGTATTTGCAACAGCAGCATGGCAGTACAGCCATCATGTTTTGCCGGGCATGCGTAGCCATCGAGGCCCTATCTTGACGGTTGCGAACTGGTCAGGACAATGGCCGGGACTGGTTGGTCTGCTGAATCTCAATGGCTCTCTGATCAAGGCAGGCGTGAAGTTCAATTCGCTCTGGAGCGAAGACTTTACAGATGATTATTTCCTTCGCGGAATGAGGCAGTGGATCAAAGAGGGAAGGGTAACGCACGATCTTTCGCATGTACGCGATCTGGACATCGCAGCGTTACCTGCCGATGCAGCGAATCTGGGCAAAGAGCTTGCGCAATCTCTTCAGAAACGAAAGGCCATCCTTGGCGTCTTCGATGAGGGATGCATGGGGATGTACAACGCGATTATCGACGATGAATTGCTTAACGCTGCTGGAGTGTTTAAAGAGCGGCTCAGTCAATCTGCACTGGTGGCGCGGATGCGTACCATCTCAGACGATGACGCAAAGGGAGTAAGGCAATGGCTGGATGAGAAAGGTGTGCGCTTCGTTACTGGCAAAGACGATAAGACTGAACTCACCGATGCGCAGATTCACGAGCAGTGCAAGATGTATATTGCAGCAGCGCGTATGGCGGATGAGTTTGGTTGCGATGCGATTGGTATTCAGTATCAGCAAGGGCTCAAGGACATGGTTCCGGCTTCGGATCTCGTAGAAGGCTTGCTTAATAATGCTGATCGGCCTCCTGTCTATGACAGGCAATCCGGCAAAGAGCTATATGCCGGTGGGCCGCTGCCTCACTTCAACGAAGTGGACGAGTGCGCTGGCCTGGATGCACTGGTCACCAATCGCTGCTGGAATGCGCTTAAGCTGGATCCCTCTACAACACTGCATGATCTGCGGTGGGGTGAGCCTTATCAAGGTAAGGACATCGATAACTTTGTTTGGGTATTACAGATTTCTGGTGCTGCTCCGGCGAACCACTTTGTCAGTGGCTATCATGGAGCATCGAGCGAGCGGCAGCCTCCGATGTATTTCCCTTTGGGCGGGGGAACTTTGAAGGGTGTTGGCAGGCCGGGCAAGATTGTCTGGAGTCGAGTATTTGTTGAGGGTAATGCGCTGCACGTGGACCTTGGGCTTGGCGAGGTGGTTAGATTGCCCGATGAAGAGACGATGCGCCGTTGGCAGCAGACGACGATTCAATGGCCTATGGTGAGCGCAGTGTTCAATGGCATTTCGCGCGACTCATTTATGGCGCGGCATAGGGCGAATCACGTCAGCATTGCATATGCTCCCGATACGAAGACAGCTCGTAAGGCATTAGCCGCGAAATCCGCGATGTTTCATGAGCTCGGGGTAAAGGTCCATTTATGCGGTGCCGTCAGCTTCGATTAG
- a CDS encoding peroxiredoxin codes for MAESRIPRIMEPAPDFEAKSTHGLIRLSDYTSRGKWVLLFSHPADFTPVCSTEFIEFARSYDDFEKINVQLIGVSIDSVFSHIAWVRDLEQIGGVQVKFPVIADLDQKVSSAYGLVHEAAADTATVRAVFAIDPKGTVRALIYYPMQLGRNIDELFRIFQALQTADANGVSCPANWRPGQAVIVAAPATVEDAAKRTSGAGSGLNVQSWYLSKKDLPIAK; via the coding sequence ATGGCCGAATCACGCATCCCCCGCATCATGGAACCAGCACCGGACTTTGAAGCCAAGAGCACGCATGGGCTCATCCGGCTAAGCGATTACACATCGCGGGGCAAATGGGTGCTCCTCTTCTCACACCCGGCTGATTTCACGCCGGTGTGCTCGACGGAGTTCATTGAATTTGCGCGGAGCTACGATGACTTTGAGAAGATCAACGTACAGTTGATCGGCGTCTCGATCGATTCCGTGTTTTCGCACATCGCATGGGTGCGTGACCTGGAACAGATTGGCGGCGTCCAGGTGAAGTTTCCTGTAATAGCCGACCTCGATCAAAAAGTCTCGTCAGCCTATGGTCTGGTGCACGAGGCCGCAGCAGATACGGCAACGGTCCGAGCCGTGTTTGCCATCGACCCAAAGGGTACTGTTCGCGCGCTGATCTATTACCCGATGCAGCTCGGGCGAAATATCGACGAGCTATTCCGCATATTCCAGGCACTGCAGACTGCCGATGCGAACGGCGTCTCGTGTCCGGCAAACTGGCGTCCTGGCCAAGCGGTGATCGTCGCGGCTCCTGCAACGGTGGAGGATGCAGCTAAACGAACCAGTGGCGCCGGCAGCGGGTTGAATGTACAGAGCTGGTATCTCTCAAAGAAAGATCTACCCATCGCAAAGTAG
- a CDS encoding ribulokinase, whose amino-acid sequence MGIVAGVDFGTLSVRVSLFDKEEGRLASGVAEYPLDRAVHDPNFATQSHAAQMNALERAMRKALDAGEVSGDAVKALAIDTTGSSVIPVGEDLQPLDDYYLWCDHRAWREAQEITTAAHAQGLEAIDWCGGTYSSEWGFSKLLHWLRNNPEKRERFATVLENCDMVVAMLCGFTSVADLPRSVCAMGHKWMWNARWGGLPSAEFLRSVDPLLEGIREKLGGCYQTSDRIAGYLSVPWAERLGLRAGIPIPVGALDAHWDAIAANIRLGDVVNVIGTSTCIIGVSEQQTLVPGVCGVVPGSVLPGFVGIEAGLSAVGDIFDSIASRADSDVLTLMQGLDSYRAGQTGLLRMSWDNGDRTVLVNPNLGGVTFGWTLMSTAKDELFAAIEGTAFHTRIILERMEEGGTPVKRIINGGGIPRKNDVLNQVYANVLNKPVLVPSGDVTSLGSAIFAFIASGDYASIEDAQDALCPPHKLFLPDEREASLYDKLYSLYRELYFSLGTQDAPAACIGHVLPTLRKMASEVSELK is encoded by the coding sequence GTGGGTATCGTTGCGGGTGTTGATTTTGGAACATTGAGTGTTCGCGTATCGCTCTTTGATAAAGAAGAGGGAAGGCTGGCGTCTGGAGTCGCGGAGTATCCGCTCGATCGAGCGGTTCATGACCCTAACTTTGCTACGCAGAGCCATGCGGCGCAGATGAACGCTCTTGAACGTGCGATGCGGAAGGCGCTCGATGCAGGTGAGGTAAGTGGCGACGCAGTGAAGGCGCTTGCGATCGATACCACAGGATCGAGCGTCATTCCTGTTGGAGAAGATCTGCAACCGCTTGATGACTACTATCTGTGGTGCGATCACCGGGCATGGCGTGAGGCGCAGGAGATTACAACTGCTGCTCACGCGCAAGGACTTGAGGCCATTGATTGGTGCGGTGGAACCTATTCGTCGGAGTGGGGCTTCTCCAAGCTGTTGCATTGGTTGAGAAATAATCCTGAAAAACGCGAGCGATTTGCGACTGTCCTTGAAAACTGCGACATGGTCGTTGCAATGCTATGTGGATTCACCTCGGTTGCCGACCTGCCGCGCAGTGTATGTGCGATGGGGCACAAGTGGATGTGGAATGCGAGATGGGGCGGTCTGCCATCGGCAGAATTTCTCAGATCGGTCGACCCGCTTTTGGAGGGAATAAGAGAGAAGCTTGGCGGGTGTTATCAGACTTCAGACCGCATTGCGGGCTACCTGAGCGTTCCATGGGCCGAACGGCTTGGCTTGCGTGCCGGTATACCGATCCCTGTGGGGGCACTGGACGCGCACTGGGATGCAATTGCCGCGAACATTAGGCTTGGCGATGTGGTGAATGTCATCGGCACCTCGACTTGCATCATTGGGGTGAGCGAACAGCAGACGCTGGTGCCGGGAGTATGCGGAGTCGTACCGGGTTCGGTGTTGCCTGGATTTGTTGGCATTGAAGCGGGCTTGTCTGCGGTTGGCGACATCTTCGATAGTATTGCCAGCCGGGCAGATTCGGACGTTCTTACCCTCATGCAGGGGCTCGACAGCTACCGTGCCGGACAGACTGGACTTCTACGAATGTCGTGGGACAACGGTGACCGCACTGTTCTGGTGAACCCGAACCTTGGTGGTGTCACCTTTGGGTGGACTTTGATGAGCACAGCGAAGGATGAGCTCTTCGCCGCGATTGAAGGAACAGCATTTCATACACGCATCATCCTCGAACGGATGGAAGAGGGAGGAACCCCGGTCAAGCGCATTATTAATGGCGGGGGCATTCCTCGAAAGAATGATGTGCTGAATCAGGTTTACGCGAATGTACTGAACAAGCCTGTTCTTGTGCCTTCGGGTGATGTAACCAGCTTGGGATCGGCAATCTTTGCTTTTATTGCCAGCGGCGACTATGCCTCAATCGAAGATGCCCAAGACGCGCTCTGCCCGCCTCATAAGCTATTTCTGCCCGATGAGCGTGAAGCCTCGCTGTACGACAAACTCTATTCTCTTTATCGCGAACTTTATTTTTCCCTTGGCACACAGGATGCGCCTGCTGCATGTATCGGGCATGTCTTGCCCACATTGCGTAAGATGGCAAGCGAAGTATCGGAGCTTAAATGA
- a CDS encoding response regulator — protein sequence MRPKKTILCVDDNEQVLSVRTFLLETRGYRVIAATGAQQALDIVQQSAPGSLDLLLCDLLMPQMDGNELVRRAKQLHPSLPAMIVSGTVNAFDRACSADVFLPKGACSAAEMIERIRVLVARKRGPKKAFVLQPANAVMLTSVAS from the coding sequence ATGCGCCCTAAGAAGACGATCCTCTGTGTTGACGACAACGAACAAGTACTTTCCGTCCGTACTTTTTTGCTCGAAACCCGCGGCTATCGCGTCATCGCCGCAACCGGCGCACAACAAGCGCTCGACATTGTTCAACAGTCGGCTCCCGGATCACTCGATCTTCTTCTCTGCGATCTCCTGATGCCCCAGATGGACGGCAATGAGCTTGTACGCCGCGCTAAGCAGCTTCACCCAAGCTTGCCCGCAATGATCGTCTCCGGCACCGTCAACGCCTTCGATCGCGCCTGCTCAGCCGACGTCTTCCTGCCTAAGGGCGCGTGCTCTGCCGCCGAGATGATCGAGCGTATCCGTGTTCTAGTAGCCCGCAAACGTGGCCCCAAGAAGGCGTTCGTCCTGCAACCGGCAAACGCCGTAATGCTTACCTCTGTGGCTTCCTAG
- a CDS encoding peroxiredoxin codes for MSLRINDEAPNFTAETTQGPINFHEWIGDNWVILFSHPKDFTPVCTTELGTMAGLEGEFQKRGAKIIGLSVDPVENHAKWAVDIEETQGHKVNYPMIGDPELKVAKLYNMLPADAGNTSEGRTPANNAAVRTVFVIGPDKKIKLMLIYPMSTGRNFDEIIRVLDSIQLTSKHKVSTPANWKNGDTVILAGTVSDEEGQKLYPDSFKRINSYIRTVAQPK; via the coding sequence ATGTCACTTCGCATTAACGATGAAGCTCCTAATTTCACTGCTGAGACTACGCAAGGCCCTATCAACTTTCACGAGTGGATCGGCGACAACTGGGTTATTTTGTTCTCCCATCCCAAGGACTTCACCCCTGTCTGCACCACCGAGCTGGGAACCATGGCCGGCCTCGAGGGCGAGTTTCAGAAACGTGGCGCCAAGATTATCGGTCTCAGCGTAGACCCCGTTGAAAATCATGCAAAGTGGGCCGTCGACATCGAAGAGACCCAGGGACACAAGGTGAACTACCCCATGATCGGCGACCCCGAGCTGAAGGTAGCCAAACTCTACAACATGTTGCCTGCCGATGCCGGCAACACCTCCGAGGGCCGCACCCCTGCCAACAACGCCGCGGTGCGTACCGTCTTCGTGATCGGTCCCGACAAGAAGATCAAGCTGATGCTGATCTATCCCATGAGCACTGGACGCAACTTCGACGAGATCATTCGCGTCCTCGATTCCATCCAGTTGACCTCGAAGCACAAGGTCTCCACGCCTGCCAACTGGAAGAATGGCGATACGGTCATCCTCGCCGGTACCGTATCCGACGAAGAAGGACAGAAGCTGTATCCCGATAGCTTCAAGAGAATCAACTCCTACATCCGCACGGTTGCCCAGCCTAAATAG